Proteins from one Roseofilum reptotaenium CS-1145 genomic window:
- the tsaE gene encoding tRNA (adenosine(37)-N6)-threonylcarbamoyltransferase complex ATPase subunit type 1 TsaE: MHLSLDLPDAQATEELGIKLGQILAPGSVVLLNGDLGTGKTTLIQGLGKGLGIEDLIDSPTFTLINEYLDGRVPLYHFDLYRLSPAQVPSLNPELYWEGVEVPLGIVAIEWAEKLPYSPPEVLILDLSYQGDQRRVELWAKGPLATTALQTIAQEVTPVYFAEIDILTRLKPQ, from the coding sequence ATGCATCTTTCTCTTGACCTGCCTGATGCTCAAGCCACCGAAGAATTGGGGATCAAACTCGGTCAAATTTTAGCCCCCGGAAGTGTCGTCCTTCTCAATGGGGATTTGGGTACGGGGAAAACTACGTTAATTCAGGGACTCGGTAAGGGACTGGGTATTGAGGATCTCATTGACAGTCCCACGTTTACCTTAATTAATGAATATCTTGATGGCAGAGTACCCCTCTACCATTTCGATCTCTATCGCCTCAGTCCCGCCCAAGTGCCTAGCCTGAATCCAGAGTTATATTGGGAAGGTGTAGAAGTCCCTCTGGGTATTGTCGCCATTGAGTGGGCGGAGAAGTTGCCCTATTCTCCGCCAGAGGTGTTGATTTTGGATCTGAGCTATCAGGGCGACCAAAGACGAGTCGAGTTGTGGGCAAAAGGGCCCTTAGCAACGACTGCTCTACAGACGATTGCTCAAGAAGTCACTCCAGTGTACTTTGCCGAAATTGACATTCTCACCAGGCTGAAGCCACAGTGA
- the hisIE gene encoding bifunctional phosphoribosyl-AMP cyclohydrolase/phosphoribosyl-ATP diphosphatase HisIE, which produces MSVESFPSQAIPIDRIKYNDQGLVPAIVQDDLDGTVLMMAWMNQESLHKTLETGETWFWSRSRSQLWHKGETSGHLQKVRSLRYDCDSDALLIGVEQIGDIACHTGERSCFHQVEGTITAPPADMLSQVYEVICDRRDRPTPESYTCKLLADGDNKILKKVGEETAEVVMACKDDNPESIASEVADLFYHTLVALAYHGVPLKEVYRQLQQRRR; this is translated from the coding sequence TGATCGCATTAAATATAATGATCAAGGTTTGGTTCCTGCCATTGTTCAAGACGATCTTGATGGTACGGTGCTGATGATGGCTTGGATGAATCAAGAATCGCTACACAAAACCTTGGAGACGGGAGAAACTTGGTTTTGGAGTCGTTCCCGTTCCCAGTTGTGGCATAAGGGGGAAACATCGGGTCATCTCCAGAAGGTGCGATCGCTTCGTTATGATTGTGATAGCGATGCTTTGTTAATTGGAGTCGAGCAAATTGGTGATATTGCTTGTCATACCGGAGAGCGCAGTTGTTTTCATCAGGTGGAAGGAACTATTACTGCTCCCCCTGCGGATATGCTCTCTCAAGTGTATGAGGTAATTTGCGATCGCCGCGATCGTCCTACCCCAGAATCCTATACTTGTAAATTATTGGCCGATGGAGACAATAAAATCCTCAAGAAAGTGGGTGAGGAAACAGCAGAAGTGGTGATGGCCTGTAAGGATGATAATCCAGAGTCCATTGCCTCAGAAGTAGCCGATTTGTTTTATCACACCTTGGTCGCCCTTGCCTATCATGGTGTCCCTTTGAAGGAAGTTTATCGACAACTGCAACAGCGTCGTCGTTAA